From Triticum urartu cultivar G1812 chromosome 2, Tu2.1, whole genome shotgun sequence, a single genomic window includes:
- the LOC125541451 gene encoding histone-lysine N-methyltransferase, H3 lysine-79 specific-like — protein sequence MAKTSTSSEKFRIQIEEQARATAATQERNSQLSQQVNDLEDQLQDERANTQERINLERAEREQLEERLKEERAERERLLQEERTSRLELEKNMMAKFVELSKQMGTQQVPTKRVDKENSNPNLQNILSQTSSPNKTPGSRPTAISSNALIQAATRQSRMFKAMDPKN from the exons ATGGCCAAAACTTCAACTAGTTCTGAAAAGTTCCGTATCCAGATTGAAGAGCAAGCTCGTGCTACAGCAGCCACCCAGGAGCGAAACTCTCAGCTCAGCCAGCAGGTCAATGACTTAGAAGATCAACTACAAGATGAACGTGCTAACACACAAGAGAGGATTAACTTGGAGCGTGCTGAGAGAGAACAACTTGAGGAGAGGTTAAAAGAAGAGCGTGCTGAAAGGGAAAGATTGTTGCAAGAGGAGCGAACATCAAGGCTGGAATTGGAAAAAAACATGATGGCAAAGTTTGTAGAATTGAGCAAACAGATGGGAACCCAACAG GTGCCTACGAAGAGGGTTGACAAAGAAAATAGTAATCCAAACTTGCAAAATATTCTTTCACAGACATCTAGTCCTAATAAGACTCCAGGTTCAAGGCCGACTGCTATTTCTTCAAATGCGCTCATACAAGCTGCAACAAGGCAATCTCGAATGTTTAAAGCAATG GATCCAAAGAACTAG
- the LOC125535997 gene encoding uncharacterized protein LOC125535997, whose amino-acid sequence MGTHWGTMMNFTEDAPVKKGSVLLTRMESITAYKNQRGQPKSGTPEQSDIPVSANDMCSLAEWPSHARRNRALLQDEAGGQKKKGRGVLKGFKASKKRFANGSAKLNITFSEKLGGTVGMNYRSFKDDVVVIMKRKLPLIGVRTWSDIHPTIHRLIVADMIDRWDLEDTPETEEKVPKIAKERYRGWRSTLSSTYKAYKTDAARLANLPEDLQPEEWEWMIEYFGTDSKFQERSQMNADNRKKQKTKHIMGSKSYSQVSFEKRNLETGEEPDCIALWELTHTNVGTWSNTNSQKVYCQY is encoded by the exons ATGGGTACACATTGG GGCACAATGATGAATTTTACGGAGGATGCTCCGG TAAAGAAAGGCTCTGTTCTCTTAACAAGGATGGAAAGTATAACGGCATACAAAAACCAACGTGGACAACCCAAATCTG GAACTCCAGAACAATCTGACATTCCAGTATCTGCTAATGACATGTGTTCCCTTGCTGAATGGCCATCCCATGCTCGCCGCAACCGTGCGCTACTACAGGATG AAGCTGGTGGACAGAAGAAGAAAGGGCGAGGTGTTCTAAAAGGTTTTAAAGCATCTAAGAAGCGTTTTGCCAATGGATCTGCAAAGCTAAATATTACATTCTCTGAAAAATTGGGTGGTACAGTAGGAATGAACTATCGTTCATTCAAGGATGACGTGGTAGTCATAATGAAAAGAAAGTTACCACTCATTGGAGTGAGGACGTGGTCGGACATTCACCCTACCATTCATCGACTCATTGTTGCAGATATGATA GACAGATGGGACCTAGAAGATACACCAGAAACAGAAGAAAAAGTTCCTAAAATTGCGAAAGAGAGATATAGAGGCTGGCGATCAACTCTAAGCTCCACTTACAAGGCATACAAAACAGATGCAGCTAGATTGGCTAATCTGCCAGAAGATTTACAACCAGAAGAGTGGGAATGGATGATTGAGTACTTTGGCACTGATTCAAAATTTCAG GAACGCAGCCAAATGAATGCCGATAACCGTAAGAAACAGAAGACAAAACACATAATGGGATCAAAATCTTACTCGCAAGTTAGTTTTGAGAAG AGAAACTTGGAAACTGGAGAAGAGCCAGATTGTATTGCTCTATGGGAACTCACCCACACAAACGTTGGAACATGGTCTAACACAAATTCCCAAAAAGTTTAC TGTCAATATTGA